One region of Priestia megaterium genomic DNA includes:
- a CDS encoding Fur-regulated basic protein FbpA, translated as MSEQTYSDIQRKKNSIIDSLIHLGIYKKGNKQLYELTLHELETEYHIVNPAIQDLSF; from the coding sequence ATGAGCGAACAGACCTATTCTGACATACAACGTAAAAAAAACTCGATTATAGATTCTTTAATCCATTTAGGAATCTATAAAAAAGGAAACAAACAGCTCTATGAATTAACATTACATGAGTTAGAAACAGAGTATCATATAGTTAATCCAGCAATCCAAGACCTATCTTTTTAA
- a CDS encoding SAM-dependent methyltransferase, with translation MDRNKFSSIAHSKHLFSNPISETKINRIIDFLQLEPHAKVLDIGAGKCELLIRLVEEYDIGATAVELYEGSILEAKQQAQKRIPEEKITYIVKDAKQVVSEYVNHFDVGICVGSTHALGSLELTLQSLKRNVKKGGFILVGEGYWKKKPSQAYLEALGGADESELKKHHENVFMGESMGLVPIWSVVASDDDWDEYEGLYAMSMEKYCYENPNDPDCDSMLNKIRSWKRTYLTWGRDTLGFGLYLFQNQ, from the coding sequence ATGGACAGAAATAAATTCTCATCAATTGCCCACAGTAAACATTTATTTAGTAACCCGATAAGTGAAACTAAAATCAATAGAATTATAGATTTTCTTCAGTTAGAACCGCATGCAAAAGTGTTAGATATCGGGGCTGGGAAGTGTGAACTGTTAATACGTTTAGTTGAAGAATATGATATTGGAGCAACAGCCGTAGAGTTATATGAAGGTTCTATTTTAGAGGCAAAGCAACAGGCCCAAAAAAGAATCCCTGAAGAAAAAATTACGTACATTGTAAAAGATGCCAAACAAGTGGTAAGTGAATACGTCAATCATTTTGATGTAGGAATTTGTGTTGGTTCTACTCATGCTTTGGGGAGTCTGGAATTAACGTTACAATCTCTTAAAAGAAATGTTAAAAAGGGCGGCTTTATTCTAGTAGGAGAAGGATACTGGAAGAAGAAACCTAGTCAGGCATATTTAGAAGCACTTGGTGGAGCAGATGAGTCAGAATTAAAAAAACACCATGAGAATGTTTTTATGGGAGAAAGTATGGGGCTCGTGCCGATTTGGTCAGTTGTTGCAAGTGACGATGATTGGGATGAATATGAAGGACTATATGCTATGTCTATGGAAAAATATTGTTATGAAAACCCGAACGACCCTGATTGTGACAGTATGTTAAATAAAATTAGGTCATGGAAACGTACTTACCTTACATGGGGTAGAGATACTTTAGGATTTGGCCTTTATCTTTTTCAAAATCAATAA
- a CDS encoding DUF2711 family protein: MLDYIRLDWDLPILSQLPNGFKSAAILLHPFIQMPSGWEKSKRENPYQHIYPSDEEMFNLGEPISWKEVMSKSNLRSYKELSVALQTLTDTSSDEYKKLASYVKVNPDFYYPEEDRTSLFILNSLLKILCSKGANTLYFSEPIHDTNGSFKINDMSSLEIANLSPNESIITDENMDFAFMGIYDSFITLLLAKDTNIEDTIKSLNLEALICDKETYLNSFI, translated from the coding sequence TTGTTGGATTATATACGGTTAGACTGGGATTTACCTATCTTATCTCAATTACCTAATGGCTTTAAGTCTGCTGCTATTCTATTACATCCTTTTATTCAAATGCCCTCTGGTTGGGAGAAATCAAAAAGGGAAAACCCTTATCAGCATATATATCCTAGTGACGAAGAAATGTTTAACCTTGGGGAACCAATATCATGGAAAGAAGTAATGTCCAAAAGTAATTTAAGATCCTACAAGGAATTATCGGTAGCGTTGCAAACTCTGACTGATACGTCTAGCGATGAATATAAAAAGTTAGCTTCCTATGTTAAGGTTAATCCTGATTTTTATTACCCTGAAGAAGATCGTACATCGTTGTTTATATTAAATAGTTTATTAAAGATCCTCTGCTCGAAAGGGGCAAATACTTTATACTTTTCTGAACCTATTCATGACACAAATGGTTCATTTAAAATCAACGATATGTCATCTTTAGAAATAGCTAACTTATCTCCTAATGAGTCAATTATTACAGATGAAAATATGGATTTTGCGTTTATGGGAATTTATGATTCGTTTATAACATTGCTTCTAGCTAAAGACACAAATATCGAGGATACAATTAAATCTCTTAACCTTGAAGCTTTAATATGTGACAAAGAAACATATCTTAATTCGTTTATTTAA
- a CDS encoding CBO0543 family protein: MLLVFLILPWIIWSIFLNRKQILETLLFGIFIIIITFLLDLIGITFRFWGYITQFLPIYPGALPFDFSMVPVTFMLLYQYFRTWKSFIVSLICMASAFAFIGEPFSIWAHLVIYIKWKYIYSFIYYIVIGIIVRACVEKLVAISKSHRLLQ, from the coding sequence TTGCTTCTTGTTTTTCTTATTCTTCCTTGGATCATTTGGAGTATCTTTTTAAACCGTAAACAAATCCTTGAAACCTTATTGTTTGGTATCTTCATTATCATCATTACATTTCTTCTAGATCTTATTGGAATTACGTTTCGTTTCTGGGGGTACATTACGCAATTCCTGCCCATTTATCCTGGCGCTTTACCTTTTGATTTCAGCATGGTTCCAGTTACGTTCATGTTATTGTATCAATATTTTAGAACCTGGAAATCTTTTATTGTTTCACTCATATGTATGGCTAGCGCATTTGCTTTTATTGGTGAACCTTTTTCTATATGGGCGCATCTTGTCATCTATATAAAATGGAAATATATATACTCTTTTATTTATTATATTGTAATTGGAATTATAGTAAGAGCTTGTGTTGAAAAATTAGTTGCTATCTCTAAGTCCCATCGATTATTACAGTAA
- a CDS encoding cold-shock protein, translating into MTQGTVKWFNADKGFGFIEIEGGDDVFVHFSAIQGEGFKSLEEGQKVTFDIEQGQRGAQAANVHKA; encoded by the coding sequence ATGACACAAGGTACAGTAAAATGGTTTAATGCAGACAAAGGTTTCGGTTTCATTGAAATCGAAGGCGGAGACGATGTATTCGTTCATTTCAGTGCTATTCAAGGTGAAGGTTTCAAATCATTAGAAGAAGGTCAAAAAGTAACGTTTGATATCGAGCAAGGTCAACGTGGAGCACAAGCTGCTAACGTTCACAAAGCATAA
- a CDS encoding cold-shock protein, producing MYYYGKRNQEPLAQEQTEVWECTVEDCKGWMRKDFSYDNHQKCPLCGNHMEAGERLINKIPLNPHRR from the coding sequence ATGTATTATTACGGCAAAAGAAATCAAGAACCTTTAGCTCAAGAACAAACAGAGGTTTGGGAATGTACAGTAGAAGATTGTAAGGGCTGGATGAGAAAAGATTTCTCTTACGACAACCACCAAAAATGCCCTTTGTGTGGAAATCACATGGAAGCTGGAGAACGGCTTATTAATAAAATCCCCCTTAATCCCCATCGAAGATAA
- a CDS encoding aspartyl-phosphate phosphatase Spo0E family protein, translating to MLMVINSVGQIKDLRKCIAKKRKELIDLGSNYGLLDKKTIKCSQDLDKLINLHMKSYSSSTNMFLDYEGDLPRMRHSYGNYKVSDFKYEVKAVELARSNIRFCSAQLIAHSNLATFGVCTALVLVGNGTKAGFVALQNLRKLTTHS from the coding sequence ATGTTAATGGTAATCAATTCAGTAGGTCAAATAAAAGACTTACGAAAGTGCATTGCAAAAAAAAGGAAAGAATTAATTGATCTAGGTAGTAATTATGGACTTTTAGATAAAAAAACAATTAAGTGTAGTCAAGATTTGGACAAGCTTATAAATTTGCATATGAAATCTTATTCTAGTTCAACTAACATGTTTTTAGATTACGAAGGGGATCTACCTAGAATGAGACACTCGTATGGTAATTATAAAGTTAGTGATTTCAAATATGAGGTAAAAGCCGTTGAGCTTGCAAGAAGTAATATTCGTTTTTGTTCTGCCCAATTGATTGCTCATTCAAATCTAGCAACATTTGGAGTATGTACTGCTTTAGTTCTAGTTGGTAATGGAACGAAAGCAGGTTTTGTTGCCCTTCAAAATTTACGAAAGTTAACAACTCATTCGTGA
- a CDS encoding type II asparaginase: MELKKILGITFLSGVILFSGTLSSVNVSANASKMTVKNSVKKDLPNVKILATGGTIAGSSESSTDTTGYESGALDIKTIIKAVPQLKKLANVSGEQIVNIGSQNMSNSILLKLAKRINTLLASKDVDGIVVTHGSDTLEETAYFLDLVVKSEKPVIVVGSMRPATAISADGPLNLYNAVKVASTKESRNKGVLVTLNDRIGAARYITKTHTTAVDTFKSPEQGYVGEIAGDKILFYNKPTRKHTTQSVFDISKFDKLPQVDIIYGYQNDSRYFYDTAVIAGAKGIVVAGAGNGLLSDAALAGARDAVKKGVVITRSSRVGSGVVTHETSDDKDKFVTSDSLNPQKARILLMLALTKTKDPKKIQEYFNEY, translated from the coding sequence ATGGAACTAAAAAAGATATTAGGGATCACCTTTTTATCAGGCGTTATATTATTTTCTGGGACTTTATCATCCGTTAATGTATCAGCAAATGCTTCTAAAATGACAGTGAAAAATTCAGTGAAAAAAGATTTACCGAATGTGAAGATTTTGGCTACTGGCGGTACCATTGCAGGTTCTTCTGAGAGTAGCACGGATACAACTGGATACGAATCAGGAGCTCTTGATATTAAAACAATAATTAAGGCTGTTCCTCAGCTGAAAAAACTAGCAAATGTGAGTGGAGAACAAATCGTAAATATCGGCAGTCAAAATATGAGTAATTCAATTTTGTTAAAGTTAGCTAAACGAATTAATACTTTATTAGCATCTAAGGATGTTGACGGGATTGTAGTAACACACGGGTCGGATACTTTGGAGGAGACAGCTTATTTTCTAGATTTAGTAGTAAAGAGTGAAAAACCTGTGATTGTGGTTGGCTCAATGAGACCAGCTACAGCTATAAGTGCAGATGGACCACTAAACTTATATAACGCAGTGAAAGTTGCATCTACCAAAGAATCAAGGAATAAAGGAGTTTTAGTAACGCTTAACGATCGAATTGGTGCAGCTCGTTATATAACAAAAACACATACAACCGCAGTAGATACGTTTAAATCTCCAGAACAGGGATACGTAGGAGAAATAGCTGGCGATAAGATATTATTTTATAATAAACCAACTCGTAAGCATACAACACAATCAGTATTTGATATTTCAAAATTTGATAAACTTCCTCAAGTAGACATCATATATGGGTATCAAAATGATTCTAGATACTTTTATGATACAGCAGTAATAGCAGGAGCAAAAGGAATAGTAGTTGCAGGAGCTGGAAATGGATTACTATCTGACGCTGCTTTGGCAGGTGCTAGAGATGCGGTTAAAAAAGGAGTAGTTATTACTAGATCTAGCCGCGTAGGAAGTGGAGTTGTAACGCATGAAACATCAGATGATAAGGATAAGTTTGTTACGTCCGATTCGTTGAATCCGCAAAAAGCACGGATTCTCTTAATGCTTGCTTTAACTAAAACAAAGGATCCTAAAAAAATCCAAGAATATTTTAATGAATATTAA
- a CDS encoding stage V sporulation protein S, translating into MDTILRVSSISNPSSVAGAITAVFRERGNVEIQVMGAGALNQAIKAVAIARGFIAPSGVDLVVVPGFTNILIDNEERTGIKLILGPRKKR; encoded by the coding sequence ATGGATACTATATTAAGAGTATCATCAATATCAAATCCAAGTTCAGTTGCAGGTGCAATTACAGCCGTATTTAGAGAAAGAGGTAATGTAGAAATTCAAGTAATGGGAGCCGGCGCTTTAAATCAAGCGATTAAAGCTGTTGCGATTGCAAGGGGATTCATAGCTCCTAGTGGTGTTGATTTGGTTGTTGTTCCTGGGTTTACAAATATTTTAATCGATAATGAAGAAAGAACAGGAATCAAATTAATTTTAGGCCCTAGAAAAAAACGATAG
- a CDS encoding cysteine hydrolase family protein — MSKKTALLLIDVQNIMFSYEGGSLWNEQQVLKNITSLREKAHQSNVPIIYIQHTDSSSDSMLSEGKVTWEIHRDVRPLPTDTVIQKSSWDAFYQTTLHKKLQALEIGKLVIAGMQTEFCLDTTCRRAYSLGYKENILVKDAHSTFDTTVLSASKIVEHHNNMLGGRFVTLKEVNEVIF; from the coding sequence ATGAGTAAAAAAACAGCTTTGTTGCTTATCGATGTTCAAAACATCATGTTTTCTTATGAAGGTGGATCTTTATGGAATGAACAGCAAGTACTTAAAAATATTACTTCACTAAGGGAAAAAGCGCACCAATCTAATGTACCAATTATCTATATACAGCATACAGACTCCAGTTCCGATAGTATGCTTAGTGAAGGAAAAGTCACATGGGAAATCCACCGGGATGTTCGCCCCCTACCAACAGACACAGTTATTCAAAAATCTTCTTGGGACGCATTTTATCAAACAACTCTACATAAAAAACTTCAGGCACTTGAAATCGGAAAATTAGTCATTGCAGGCATGCAAACTGAATTTTGTTTAGATACTACTTGTAGAAGAGCATATAGCTTAGGTTATAAAGAGAATATCTTAGTAAAAGATGCCCATAGCACATTTGATACGACTGTGCTTTCAGCTTCTAAAATAGTAGAACATCATAATAATATGCTGGGTGGCAGATTTGTTACATTAAAAGAAGTAAACGAAGTTATATTTTAA
- a CDS encoding STAS domain-containing protein, giving the protein MEDVLLNKKLQQITAVILNKKEEFAEQKRHYHFYNHDVYVQLVPWREELIKIYAESISIDEELTFQILEKWGMEVANLLTTLQLPLDIALEEISYYRNQIGEVITEEAKKENFSFDLFSKVISRYNLVVDKAVHWVSKSYMQDYTDKIQSAQYAIDELSIPVVRITKEIGVIPLVGEIDTHRAQILMENALKQGDAYKLRWLIIDLSAVPIIDTMVADQLFKVVAALKLIGIGVVLSGIRPEISLTMVQLGVKLSDIVTFNSLYRALDYANSQMK; this is encoded by the coding sequence ATGGAAGATGTATTGCTGAATAAAAAATTACAACAGATTACTGCCGTAATTTTAAATAAAAAAGAAGAATTTGCTGAACAAAAAAGACACTATCATTTTTATAATCATGATGTTTATGTTCAACTAGTTCCCTGGCGAGAGGAGTTAATTAAAATTTATGCAGAATCTATATCTATCGATGAAGAGCTTACTTTTCAAATCTTAGAAAAGTGGGGAATGGAAGTAGCAAATCTATTAACAACTCTTCAACTTCCTTTAGATATTGCTTTAGAAGAAATCAGTTATTATCGAAATCAAATTGGAGAAGTCATTACAGAAGAAGCAAAGAAAGAAAATTTTTCTTTTGATTTGTTCTCTAAAGTGATATCTAGATACAATTTAGTAGTAGATAAAGCTGTACACTGGGTAAGTAAATCTTATATGCAAGATTATACAGATAAGATTCAATCTGCTCAGTACGCTATAGATGAATTATCTATACCAGTAGTGCGTATAACAAAAGAAATTGGTGTAATTCCTCTTGTAGGAGAGATCGATACACATAGAGCTCAAATCTTAATGGAAAATGCATTAAAACAAGGTGATGCTTACAAACTACGTTGGTTAATTATTGATCTATCTGCCGTACCTATTATTGATACCATGGTTGCAGATCAACTCTTCAAAGTAGTTGCGGCTTTGAAACTTATAGGAATAGGTGTTGTGTTAAGTGGCATTCGTCCTGAAATTTCCCTTACAATGGTTCAGCTAGGTGTAAAATTAAGCGATATTGTCACATTCAACAGTCTTTATCGAGCATTAGATTACGCAAACTCTCAAATGAAGTAG
- a CDS encoding Vat family streptogramin A O-acetyltransferase has translation MKGNDVVQFIKNTATRPNIIVGDYSYYDARNGESFEDQVLYHYEFFGDRLVIGKFCAIAPGVTFIMNGANDRMDGFSTYPFNIFGGGWEKHTPTLNQLLFKGDTIIGKDVWMGTDTVIMPGINIGDGAIIAAKSVITKDVEPYTIVGGNPAQKIKERFPEQIINKLLEIKWWDLTIDIISAHIDVIVNGDIEKLEKLKNHN, from the coding sequence ATTAAAGGAAATGATGTTGTACAATTCATTAAAAATACAGCCACTAGGCCAAATATCATTGTAGGCGATTATTCTTATTACGATGCAAGAAACGGGGAATCTTTTGAAGATCAAGTATTGTACCATTATGAATTTTTTGGTGATCGACTTGTTATAGGGAAATTTTGTGCCATAGCCCCCGGCGTGACGTTTATTATGAATGGAGCTAATGATAGGATGGATGGCTTCTCAACGTATCCGTTTAATATTTTCGGAGGAGGTTGGGAGAAACATACACCCACGTTAAATCAATTGCTGTTTAAAGGAGATACGATAATTGGAAAGGATGTTTGGATGGGGACGGACACGGTTATTATGCCTGGGATTAATATAGGTGATGGTGCCATTATAGCAGCCAAGTCAGTTATTACAAAGGATGTGGAACCCTATACGATTGTTGGAGGAAATCCTGCACAGAAAATCAAAGAACGTTTCCCAGAACAAATTATTAATAAATTATTAGAAATTAAATGGTGGGATTTAACTATTGATATTATTTCTGCCCACATTGATGTAATAGTTAATGGAGACATAGAAAAGCTAGAAAAATTGAAAAATCACAATTAA
- a CDS encoding HU family DNA-binding protein: protein MNKTELVDAVATKSELTKQDSKKAVDALFETISNTLAQEEKVQLVGFGTFEIRERSELTGRNPQTGEQMTIPASKSPAFKPGKELKEAVK, encoded by the coding sequence ATGAATAAAACTGAACTAGTAGATGCAGTTGCAACAAAATCTGAACTGACGAAACAGGATTCAAAAAAGGCTGTGGATGCGTTGTTTGAAACGATATCTAATACGCTTGCTCAGGAAGAAAAAGTTCAATTAGTTGGATTTGGTACATTTGAAATACGTGAGCGCTCAGAGCTTACAGGTCGTAACCCTCAAACAGGTGAACAAATGACAATTCCGGCCTCAAAGTCTCCTGCTTTTAAACCAGGAAAAGAATTAAAAGAAGCCGTTAAATAA
- a CDS encoding HU family DNA-binding protein yields the protein MNKMELVIAVATKAELTQKDAENAVNALLETIYDTLAKKEKIQLIGFGTFEVRDRAARTGRNPQTGEEVDIPASKVAAFKAGKELKQTVK from the coding sequence ATGAATAAAATGGAACTAGTTATTGCTGTTGCAACAAAAGCAGAACTAACACAGAAAGATGCTGAAAACGCTGTAAATGCGCTACTGGAAACAATTTATGACACACTTGCCAAGAAAGAAAAAATCCAACTGATTGGATTTGGGACATTTGAAGTGCGGGACCGTGCAGCACGAACAGGTCGTAATCCTCAAACAGGTGAAGAAGTAGATATTCCTGCTTCGAAAGTGGCTGCTTTTAAAGCAGGAAAGGAATTAAAACAAACTGTTAAATAA
- a CDS encoding malate synthase, whose product MNLINKKVTHKHFGTGSIVKYNDSSIEIHFASENKKFVFPDVFGKHLKLHDKSVADSLEQIIRKKEMELKEEEWKKEEEKKLQRKNQELRWGHEKLMKNHKLHSESQMVFWCDTEEQNSSFLEWKVFSGVIKSGNNKGKPTKPTRLHQNSAVLLTAIDSSMPEKDRRILGVYMVNEDFIGKLCEDGYIPAHSKYRLQLTEQESDQMLFWEYYVKERSSQKMTWNTGKYRYFDNLWMAQILLDIVSLKSDPKEREQAQQFFEHFCKMNLITAEELPKPNGALMRM is encoded by the coding sequence ATGAATCTAATCAATAAGAAAGTTACACACAAGCATTTTGGTACGGGTAGTATAGTTAAATATAATGATTCTAGTATTGAAATACATTTCGCATCGGAAAATAAAAAGTTTGTTTTCCCCGATGTATTTGGAAAGCACCTAAAACTACATGATAAAAGTGTTGCTGATTCACTTGAACAAATTATACGAAAAAAGGAAATGGAACTAAAAGAGGAAGAATGGAAGAAGGAAGAGGAAAAAAAACTACAACGAAAAAACCAGGAACTTCGCTGGGGACATGAAAAACTTATGAAAAATCATAAACTTCATTCTGAATCACAAATGGTTTTTTGGTGTGACACAGAAGAACAGAATAGTTCTTTTTTAGAGTGGAAGGTTTTTTCAGGCGTAATAAAAAGTGGTAATAACAAGGGGAAGCCAACCAAACCCACCCGTTTGCACCAAAATAGTGCTGTCTTGTTAACAGCAATAGATTCCAGTATGCCTGAAAAAGACAGACGTATCTTAGGCGTCTATATGGTGAATGAAGATTTTATCGGTAAGCTTTGTGAAGATGGATATATTCCTGCTCATTCAAAATACAGACTCCAACTTACAGAACAGGAATCGGATCAGATGCTTTTCTGGGAATATTATGTAAAAGAAAGGTCATCCCAAAAAATGACATGGAATACAGGTAAATACCGTTATTTTGATAATTTATGGATGGCTCAAATTTTGCTTGATATAGTTTCGTTAAAAAGTGACCCAAAGGAACGAGAGCAGGCACAACAATTTTTTGAACATTTTTGTAAAATGAATCTCATAACAGCTGAGGAGTTACCAAAGCCTAATGGCGCATTAATGCGTATGTAA
- a CDS encoding cysteine hydrolase family protein translates to MRKDFSNTALIIIDVQRAFEDEKWGIRNNLNAEDNIQVLLKTWREKKYPIIHIQHLSDNDDSIFHPSKPSSDFKDVAVPAENEPIFKKKVNSAFIGTGLEKHLKENQIEKVVIVGLTTPHCVSTTTRMSGNFGFETYLVSDATAAFAIKGADNTYYSADQIHNVSLATLDNEFATVLTTKELIQNLAEEIKA, encoded by the coding sequence ATGAGAAAAGATTTCAGCAATACGGCTTTAATTATTATCGATGTTCAAAGGGCTTTTGAAGATGAAAAGTGGGGGATAAGAAATAACCTCAATGCTGAAGACAATATTCAAGTCCTTTTAAAGACATGGAGAGAAAAGAAATACCCAATTATACATATTCAGCACTTATCTGATAACGACGATTCGATTTTTCATCCTAGTAAACCAAGTTCAGATTTTAAAGATGTTGCAGTCCCAGCTGAAAATGAACCAATCTTTAAAAAGAAAGTAAATAGTGCATTTATAGGAACTGGACTCGAAAAACATTTAAAAGAAAACCAAATAGAAAAGGTTGTAATAGTAGGGTTAACAACTCCACACTGTGTCTCAACTACTACTCGAATGAGTGGTAATTTCGGATTTGAAACGTACTTAGTATCAGATGCAACAGCTGCATTTGCAATAAAAGGGGCAGACAATACGTATTATTCAGCTGACCAAATACATAATGTGTCACTAGCTACTTTAGACAATGAGTTTGCTACAGTTTTAACCACAAAAGAATTAATCCAAAATTTAGCCGAAGAAATAAAGGCTTAA
- a CDS encoding sporulation histidine kinase inhibitor Sda — protein MKRTGIVRELDELGRVKIRYELCKAFGREDNTTYLELLVMGGFVQVQETLNDQTLLASYFKAIELKLDKDFILILEEELKRRALPFITKTDRSN, from the coding sequence ATGAAAAGAACAGGTATTGTAAGGGAATTAGACGAATTGGGACGTGTGAAAATTCGATATGAATTATGTAAAGCTTTTGGGAGAGAAGATAATACAACATATTTAGAGCTACTCGTTATGGGCGGGTTTGTACAGGTACAGGAGACATTAAATGATCAAACATTGTTAGCATCGTACTTTAAAGCAATTGAATTAAAGCTAGATAAAGATTTCATTCTTATTCTTGAGGAAGAATTGAAAAGAAGGGCTCTACCCTTCATTACTAAAACAGATAGGAGTAATTAA
- a CDS encoding VOC family protein, producing MKLLQIRLLVKDFKKSVEFYKDLLGIPISWYEEEMEYALFNNGETKIELLSQKTMIEVIGKEDKSLGGESPSNFLLQFEVEDVDKTYDYLRENGIEFVTEPHDRKEWRSRIAHFRDPDKNLIEIYKML from the coding sequence TTGAAGCTGCTACAAATTAGGCTATTAGTTAAGGATTTTAAAAAAAGTGTTGAATTCTATAAAGATTTACTCGGAATTCCAATAAGTTGGTATGAAGAAGAAATGGAGTATGCACTTTTCAATAATGGAGAAACGAAAATCGAGCTTTTATCTCAAAAGACCATGATAGAAGTAATTGGAAAGGAAGATAAGTCTTTAGGTGGCGAATCCCCATCAAACTTTTTACTTCAATTTGAAGTAGAAGACGTTGATAAGACCTATGATTATTTAAGAGAAAATGGGATTGAATTTGTTACTGAACCACACGATCGTAAAGAATGGAGATCACGTATTGCACATTTTCGGGATCCAGATAAGAATCTTATTGAAATATATAAAATGCTGTAA
- a CDS encoding DinB family protein yields MQTMFHYNWLVREEWYQWCENIPLEELLRKRTGGVGGILHTLFHIVDVEWSWVRVLQGKDDFQESFEEYQSLEKVRQLDTNFQPEVREFIRSWNLEKENNILYDPQPDGSIVTDTWGEVMRHMIAHEIHHIGQLSVWAREIGEKPVSANLIGKELGHTLPKI; encoded by the coding sequence TTGCAAACTATGTTCCATTATAACTGGTTGGTTAGAGAAGAGTGGTATCAATGGTGTGAGAATATTCCACTAGAGGAATTGCTTCGGAAACGAACAGGAGGAGTAGGAGGAATATTACATACTCTCTTTCACATTGTTGATGTAGAGTGGAGTTGGGTTCGCGTTCTTCAGGGAAAGGATGATTTTCAGGAGAGTTTTGAGGAATATCAAAGCTTAGAAAAAGTTCGTCAGTTAGATACAAACTTTCAACCCGAGGTAAGAGAGTTTATTAGGTCTTGGAATCTAGAAAAAGAAAATAATATTCTTTATGACCCACAACCAGACGGAAGCATAGTAACTGATACCTGGGGAGAAGTTATGCGTCATATGATTGCTCACGAAATACACCATATTGGACAATTATCGGTATGGGCTAGGGAAATAGGAGAGAAACCAGTTTCAGCCAATTTAATTGGTAAAGAACTTGGCCATACATTGCCCAAAATTTAA
- a CDS encoding FbpB family small basic protein, whose protein sequence is MRKLKPSFQNLVNENRHKILEDKKVMEKIEEKIEARQEQAIKMKTK, encoded by the coding sequence ATGAGAAAGTTAAAACCCTCTTTTCAAAACCTAGTCAATGAAAACAGACATAAAATACTAGAAGATAAAAAGGTCATGGAAAAGATTGAAGAAAAAATTGAAGCTCGCCAGGAGCAGGCTATAAAGATGAAAACGAAATAA
- a CDS encoding YolD-like family protein, with translation MFLKKLIKNGLITVNYYENGSLQTCKGHVYNLNLHEQTLSLKDEKQGIFFIRLSGIEDIY, from the coding sequence ATGTTTTTGAAAAAACTAATCAAAAATGGTTTAATTACGGTTAATTATTATGAAAATGGATCATTACAAACGTGTAAAGGCCATGTTTATAACCTTAATCTCCATGAACAGACCCTGTCTTTAAAAGATGAAAAACAAGGTATTTTCTTTATTCGTTTATCCGGTATTGAAGACATTTATTGA